In Amphiura filiformis chromosome 1, Afil_fr2py, whole genome shotgun sequence, the following are encoded in one genomic region:
- the LOC140147785 gene encoding uncharacterized protein, which translates to MTSDTSIIVNNLETATEYSLIILANTKIGAGPKAVFQTQTLHKKATAAEVNSGLVVGSVIGVIVIVVIIAIVGIVIYRVRKSREENNDSPYEVNISPSKSMEMSSRNLGYQQDKDQRISSDDYENPEPQRAQSEYYEDLDKKTMSKEQEYQSLAKDGEKTEAKQPRYQNVTMTGKTQSSTHVPVDEFDYEVAGPAERKRSSGLYEDLNKETMDSKD; encoded by the exons ATGACATCGGATACATCAATTATTGTTAACAATCTAGAGACGGCGACTGAATATAGTTTGATAATATTAGCTAACACGAAAATAGGCGCAGGACCAAAGGCCGTTTTTCAAACTCAAACACTACACAAAAAAG CCACAGCAGCAGAAGTAAATTCTGGACTGGTGGTCGGCTCCGTGATTGGCGTGATTGTAATAGTTGTGATTATTGCGATTGTGGGAATAGTGATCTACCG TGTAAGGAAATCTAGAGAAGAAAACAATGATTCTCCATACGAAGTGAATATCAGCCCATCTAAATCAATGGAGATGTCCTCCAGGAACCTTGGCTACCAACAAGACAAAGATCAACGTATATCAAGCGATGACTATGAGAATCCTGAACCACAGAGAGCACAATCCGAATATTATGAAGATCTAGACAAGAAAACTATGAGCAAGGAGCAGGAATATCAGTCTTTAGCCAAGGACGGTGAGAAGACGGAAGCGAAACAACCCAGGTATCAGAATGTTACGATGACTGGCAAGACACAGAGCTCTACACACGTGCCTGTTGACGAGTTTGATTATGAAGTTGCTGGACCTGCTGAAAGAAAGAGGTCTTCAGGATTGTATGAAGATCTGAATAAGGAGACAATGGATTCAAAGGATTAG